One Brassica napus cultivar Da-Ae chromosome A5, Da-Ae, whole genome shotgun sequence DNA window includes the following coding sequences:
- the LOC106390126 gene encoding target of rapamycin complex subunit LST8-1, producing the protein MSQPCVVLATASYDHTIRFWEAESGRCYRTIQYPDSHVNRLEITPDKRHLAAACNPHIRLFDVNSNSPQPVMTYDSHTNNVMAVGFQCDGKWMYSGSEDGTVKIWDLRAPGCQREYESVAAVNTVVLHPNQTELISGDQNGNIRVWDLRANSCSCELVPEVDTPVRSLTVMWDGTMVVAANNRGTCYVWRLLRGKQTMTEFEPLHKLQAHNGHILKCLLSPANKYLATASSDKTVKIWNVDGFKLEKVLTGHQRWVWDCVFSVDGEFLVTASSDMTARLWSMPAGKEVKVYQGHHKATVCCALHD; encoded by the exons ATGAGTCAGCCATGTGTGGTTCTCGCAACAGCGAGCTACGATCACACGATCCGATTCTGGGAAGCCGAGAGCGGTCGCTGTTACCGCACCATTCAGTATCCTGACTCG CATGTGAATAGGCTGGAGATAACGCCAGATAAGCGTCATCTAGCAGCAGCTTGTAATCCTCATATACGTCTCTTTGATGTCAATTCCAACAGCCCTCAACCT GTGATGACTTATGATTCACACACCAACAATGTTATGGCAGTGGGGTTCCAGTGTGATGGGAAATGGATGTATTCTGGATCAGAGGATGGTACTGTTAAAATCTGGGACTTGAG GGCTCCAGGTTGCCAAAGAGAGTATGAGAGTGTTGCCGCTGTTAACACTGTTGTTTTACACCCAAATCAG ACTGAGTTGATATCTGGAGACCAAAACGGCAATATACGTGTATGGGATCTCAGAGCAAATTCGTGTAGCTGTGAACTG GTACCAGAAGTTGATACACCTGTACGCTCCCTAACGGTTATGTGGGATGGGACTATGGTTGTTGCTGCTAACAACCGTGGAACATGTTATGTTTGGCGCTTGTTGCGCGGAAAACAG ACGATGACGGAGTTTGAGCCACTTCATAAGCTGCAAGCTCATAACGGCCACATCCTTAAATGCCTACTCTCTCCTGCAAACAA ATATCTAGCGACTGCATCATCTGATAAAACTGTCAAAATATGGAACGTCGATGGTTTCAAACTAGAGAAAGTTTTAACAG GACACCAAAGATGGGTATGGGACTGCGTCTTCTCAGTGGATGGAGAGTTTCTTGTAACAG CATCATCGGACATGACGGCTAGGTTGTGGTCTATGCCAGCGGGAAAAGAAGTGAAGGTGTACCAAGGTCATCACAAAGCCACCGTGTGTTGTGCACTCCAtgattaa
- the LOC125608985 gene encoding receptor for activated C kinase 1C-like, with the protein MAEGLVLKGTMRAHTDMVTAIATPIDNSDIIVTSSRDKSIILWKLTKDDKSYGVAQRRLTGHSHFVEDVVLSSDGQFALSGSWDGELRLWDLATGVSTRRFVGHTKDVLSVAFSVDNRQIVSASRDRTIKLWNTLGECKYTISEADGHKDWISCVRFSPNTLVPTIVSASWDKTVKVWNLQNCKLKSSLAGHSGYLNTVAVSPDGSLCASGGKDGVILLWDLAEGKKLYSLEGGSIIHSLCFSPNRYWLCAATESSIKIWDLESKTVVDELKVDLKAEAEKDGGAGTGNQKKVNYCTSLNWSADGSTLFSGYTDGVVRVWGIGRY; encoded by the exons ATGGCCGAGGGACTCGTACTGAAAGGCACAATGCGCGCCCACACCGACATGGTCACCGCCATCGCCACGCCGATCGACAACTCCGACATCATCGTCACCTCCTCCCGCGACAAATCCATCATCCTCTGGAAGCTCACCAAGGACGACAAGTCCTACGGCGTCGCCCAGCGTCGTCTCACAGGCCACTCCCACTTCGTCGAAGACGTGGTCCTCTCCTCCGACGGGCAGTTCGCTCTCTCCGGAAGCTGGGACGGCGAGCTCCGTCTCTGGGACCTAGCCACCGGCGTCTCCACCCGCAGATTCGTGGGACACACGAAAGACGTCCTCTCCGTGGCCTTCTCCGTCGACAACCGTCAGATCGTGTCGGCCTCTCGTGACCGTACGATCAAGCTTTGGAACACGCTTGGTGAGTGTAAGTACACGATCTCTGAAGCTGATGGACACAAAGATTGGATTAGCTGTGTTAGGTTTAGCCCCAACACGCTTGTCCCAACCATTGTTTCGGCTTCTTGGGATAAGACTGTGAAAGTGTGGAATCTTCAGAACTGTAAGCTGAAGAGCTCTCTCGCTGGGCACTCGGGCTACCTCAACACTGTGGCTGTGTCGCCTGATGGTTCGTTGTGTGCTAGTGGTGGGAAAGATGGTGTGATCTTGTTGTGGGATTTGGCTGAGGGGAAGAAGTTGTACTCGCTTGAGGGGGGTTCGATTATTCACTCGCTTTGCTTTAGTCCCAATAGGTACTGGCTGTGTGCTGCGACTGAGAGCAGTATCAAGATCTGGGATCTTGAGAGTAAGACGGTTGTTGATGAGTTGAAGGTTGACCTTAAGGCGGAGGCTGAGAAGGATGGTGGTGCCGGAACTGGTAACCAGAAGAAG GTGAACTACTGCACAAGCTTGAACTGGAGCGCAGATGGAAGCACACTGTTCAGTGGTTACACTGATGGAGTTGTCAGGGTCTGGGGCATTGGTCGTTACTAG
- the LOC125608984 gene encoding pentatricopeptide repeat-containing protein At3g18110, chloroplastic-like: MLMAVSAGALAFASPLSPSPALSVRAAFSSTPLTVSEIKDEQGNSSSSSSTQKFTYSRASPAVRWPHLNLRETYDSKTSTQSHPLPPSPVSPVSDTPDSGEFIDSAASSDHQKANEEAAVATRRRRVKKMNKVALIRAKDWRERVKLLTDKILNLQPNQFVADILDARLVQMTPTDYCFVVKSVGAVSWQRALEVFEWLNLRHWHSPNARMVAAILGVLGRWNQESLAVEIFARAEPAVGDTVQVYNAMMGVYSRSGKFTKAQEMLDEMRKRGCVPDLISFNTLINARVKSGGLTPNLAVELLDMVRNSGLRPDAITYNTLLSACSRDSNLEGAVKVFEDMEAHRCQPDLWTYNAMISVYGRCGLAAKAESLFAELELKGYFPDAVTYNSLLYAFARERNTEKVKEVYEAMQKMGFGKDEMTYNTIIHMYGKQGQLDLALKLYKDMKGLSGRSPDAITYTVLIDSLGKANRTVEAAALMSEMLDVGIKPTLQTYSALICGYAKAGKREEAEETFSCMLRSGTKPDNLAYSVMLDVLLRGNETRKAWALYRDMISDGHTPTHSLYELMILGLMKENREEDIQKTIRDMEELCGMNPLEISSVLVKGECFDLAARQLKVAITNGYELQNDTLLSILGSYSSSGRHSEACELLEFLKEHASGSRLLINEALIVLHCKVNNIIAALEEYFTGACVHGWSFGSSTMYESLLHCCVANEHYAEASQVFSDLRLSGCEASESVGKSMVGVYCKLGFPETAHQVVTQAETKGFHFACSPTYTDIIEAYGKLNLWQKAESVVGNLRQSGRIPDLKTWNSLMTAYAECGCYERARAIFNTMMRDGPSPSVESINTLLHALCVDGRLEELYVVVEELQDMGFKISKSSILLMLDAFARVGNIFEVKKIYNSMKAAGYLPTIRLYRMMIELFCKGKRVRDAEVMVSEMEEAGFKVELAIWNSMLKMYTAIEDYKKTVQVYHRIKETGLEPDETTYNTLIIMYCRDRRPEEGYLLMQQMRNIGLEPKLDTYKSLISAFGKQKCLEQAEQLFEELLSKGYKLDRSFYHTMMKISRDSGSDSKAERLLQMMKSAGIEPTLATMHLLMVSYSSSGKPQEAEKVLSNLKETEVELTTLPYSSVIDAYLRSKDYNSGIERLLEMKREGLEPDHRIWTCFVRAASFSKDKNEVMLLLKALQDIGFDLPIRLVVGRPELLLSEVDEWFEKLKPIEDNAALNFANALLNLLWAFELRATASWVFQLAIKRGIFSRDVFRVADKDWGADFRRLSAGAALVALTLWLDHMQDASLEGYPESPKSVVLITGTAEYNGISLDKTLKACLWEMGSPFLPCKTRTGLLVAKAHSLRMWLKDSPFCFDLELKDSVSLPESSSMELIDGCFIRRGLVPAFNHIKERLGGFVSPKKFSRLALLPDEMRERVIKTDIEGHRQKLEKMRKKNKGNEMVNVNTRRKFIRSK, encoded by the exons ATGTTAATGGCGGTTTCCGCAGGGGCTTTAGCTTTTgcttctcctctctctccatCCCCCGCCTTATCCGTTCGCGCCGCCTTTAGTTCTACTCCGTTGACTGTTTCCGAGATCAAAGATGAACAAggaaacagcagcagcagctctTCCACCCAGAAATTCACCTACAGTCGAGCCTCCCCCGCCGTCCGATGGCCACACTTGAACCTCCGTGAGACGTATGATTCCAAAACCTCAACACAATCTCATCCTCTCCCTCCTTCTCCGGTTTCTCCGGTCTCCGATACGCCGGACTCCGGCGAATTCATCGATTCCGCCGCCTCCAGCGACCACCAAAAGGCGAACGAAGAAGCCGCCGTGGCGACTCGACGAAGGAgagtgaagaagatgaacaagGTCGCTCTGATAAGAGCCAAGGactggagagagagagtcaaACTCCTAACGGATAAGATCCTAAACCTTCAACCTAACCAATTCGTCGCGGACATCCTCGACGCTCGCCTCGTTCAGATGACTCCCACCGATTACTGCTTCGTCGTCAAATCAGTCGGCGCGGTGAGCTGGCAACGAGCTCTCGAGGTTTTCGAGTGGCTCAACCTCCGCCACTGGCACTCACCCAACGCGCGCATGGTCGCGGCGATTCTCGGCGTTTTGGGGCGGTGGAATCAAGAATCTCTCGCGGTTGAGATTTTCGCTAGAGCTGAGCCAGCGGTTGGAGATACGGTTCAGGTCTACAACGCGATGATGGGGGTTTATTCGCGCAGCGGGAAGTTTACGAAGGCGCAGGAGATGCTCGACGAAATGCGGAAGAGAGGATGCGttcctgatttgattagtttCAATACTTTGATCAACGCTAGGGTTAAGTCCGGTGGTTTGACTCCCAATCTAGCCGTTGAGTTGTTGGATATGGTGAGGAACTCTGGTCTTAGGCCTGATGCTATTACATACAACACTCTGCTTAGCGCCTGTTCGAGGGATTCGAATTTGGAAGGGGCTGTGAAGGTTTTCGAGGACATGGAGGCGCATCGTTGCCAGCCTGACTTGTGGACTTACAATGCTATGATCTCTGTTTACGGAAGATGCGGGCTTGCTGCGAAAGCTGAGAGTCTCTTCGCGGAGCTGGAGCTTAAAGGCTACTTCCCTGACGCGGTTACTTATAATTCTTTGCTCTATGCTTTTGCTAGAGAGAGGAATACGGAGAAGGTGAAGGAGGTTTACGAGGCGATGCAGAAAATGGGGTTTGGGAAAGACGAGATGACTTACAACACGATCATTCACATGTATGGGAAGCAGGGGCAGCTTGATCTCGCGCTGAAGCTTTATAAGGACATGAAAGGGTTGTCTGGTAGAAGCCCTGATGCTATTACTTACACGGTTTTGATAGATTCGCTTGGAAAAGCAAACAGAACCGTGGAAGCTGCGGCGTTGATGTCTGAGATGCTTGATGTTGGGATCAAACCAACTCTGCAGACCTACAGTGCTCTCATCTGCGGTTATGCCAAGGCTGGGAAGCGAGAGGAGGCTGAAGAGACTTTCAGTTGCATGTTGCGCTCAGGGACTAAGCCTGATAATTTGGCGTATTCTGTAATGTTGGATGTGTTACTAAGAGGCAACGAGACAAGAAAGGCGTGGGCTTTATATCGTGATATGATTTCTGATGGTCATACACCGACTCACAGTCTGTATGAGCTGATGATACTTGGACTTATGAAGGAAAACAGGGAAGAAGACATTCAGAAAACCATCAGAGATATGGAAGAACTGTGTGGCATGAACCCACTAGAGATTTCCTCTGTTCTTGTTAAGGGCGAATGCTTTGATCTTGCTGCTAGACAGTTGAAAGTAGCTATCACCAATGGCTATGAACTGCAAAACGACACTCTGTTATCTATCCTGGGTTCCTACAGTTCATCAGGCAGGCATTCAGAAGCGTGCGAGTTACTTGAGTTTTTGAAAGAACACGCCAGTGGATCGAGGCTGCTTATAAACGAAGCACTAATTGTTCTACATTGTAAGGTTAACAATATAATTGCTGCGCTAGAAGAATACTTTACTGGCGCATGTGTTCATGGATGGAGTTTTGGCAGTTCCACCATGTATGAGTCCTTATTACACTGCTGTGTAGCGAATGAACATTACGCAGAAGCTTCTCAAGTTTTCTCTGACCTGAGACTGTCTGGCTGTGAAGCTTCAGAAAGTGTTGGTAAAAGCATGGTTGGTGTGTATTGCAAGCTTGGCTTTCCAGAGACAGCTCATCAAGTGGTTACTCAGGCTGAGACAAAAGGCTTCCACTTCGCTTGTTCGCCTACGTATACCGATATCATTGAGGCTTATGGAAAACTAAATCTATGGCAAAAAGCAGAGAGTGTGGTTGGCAACTTAAGACAAAGTGGACGAATCCCTGATCTCAAGACATGGAACAGTTTGATGACGGCTTATGCTGAGTGTGGCTGTTACGAGCGGGCAAGGGCTATATTTAACACTATGATGAGGGATGGTCCGTCTCCAAGTGTTGAATCCATCAACACTCTGTTGCATGCTTTGTGTGTAGATGGAAGGCTTGAGGAGCTATACGTTGTTGTTGAAGAGTTGCAAGATATGGGTTTCAAGATTAGTAAAAGCTCCATTCTTTTGATGCTTGACGCATTTGCTCGAGTTGGAAATATCTTTGAGGTAAAGAAGATATATAATAGCATGAAGGCTGCTGGTTACTTGCCAACAATTCGCCTTTATAGGATGATGATTGAGCTTTTCTGCAAAGGGAAACGAGTCAGAGATGCCGAAGTTATGGTTTCTGAAATGGAAGAAGCTGGCTTCAAGGTCGAGCTCGCGATATGGAATTCCATGCTGAAGATGTATACAGCTATCGAGGATTACAAGAAAACAGTTCAAGTGTACCATAGGATCAAAGAAACGGGGCTAGAACCAGATGAGACCACTTACAATACTCTCATTATAATGTATTGTAGAGACAGACGGCCAGAAGAAGGGTACTTGCTTATGCAGCAAATGAGAAATATTGGTCTTGAGCCAAAACTGGACACATACAAGAGTTTGATCTCAGCTTTTGGTAAGCAAAAATGCCTTGAGCAAGCTGAACAGCTGTTTGAAGAGCTTCTCTCCAAAGGTTATAAACTAGACCGTTCATTTTACCACACGATGATGAAAATATCCCGAGATTCTGGGAGCGACTCTAAGGCAGAGAGGCTGCTTCAAATGATGAAGAGTGCGGGAATAGAACCAACGCTTGCTACGATGCATCTGCTAATGGTTTCATATAGTTCTTCAGGAAAGCCCCAAGAAGCGGAAAAAGTTCTTAGTAACCTGAAAGAAACAGAAGTGGAACTAACAACGCTGCCATATAGTTCAGTCATTGATGCTTACCTTCGGAGCAAAGATTATAACAGTGGAATAGAAAGGCTATTGGAAATGAAGAGAGAAGGCCTGGAGCCAGACCACAGGATATGGACTTGCTTTGTTAGGGCGGCGAGTTTCTCCAAGGACAAAAATGAAGTCATGTTGCTGCTGAAAGCTCTTCAAGATATTGGTTTTGATCTTCCTATCAG GCTTGTAGTCGGAAGACCTGAGTTGCTACTTTCTGAGGTGGATGAATGGTTCGAGAAACTGAAACCCATAGAGGACAATGCTGCTCTCAATTTTGCCAATGCTCTTTTGAATCTTCTCTGGGCTTTCGAGCTCAGAGCTACTGCATCATGGGTATTTCAACTGGCAATCAAAAGGGGTATCTTCAGTCGCGACGTTTTCAG GGTGGCGGACAAGGACTGGGGTGCTGATTTTAGAAGATTGTCAGCAGGTGCAGCGCTTGTTGCACTAACTCTATGGCTTGACCACATGCAG GATGCATCACTTGAAGGGTACCCAGAATCTCCAAAGTCAGTAGTCTTAATCACAGGGACCGCAGAGTATAACGGCATCTCCCTGGACAAAACCCTAAAGGCGTGTCTTTGGGAGATGGGCTCTCCATTTCTTCCATGCAAGACGAGAACAGGACTTCTAGTAGCGAAAGCTCACTCTCTCAGAATGTGGTTAAAGGACTCACCGTTCTGCTTCGACTTGGAACTAAAAGACTCAGTTTCTTTACCGGAATCAAGCTCGATGGAGCTGATCGACGGGTGTTTTATAAGACGCGGCCTTGTTCCTGCATTTAACCACATCAAAGAGAGACTTGGTGGGTTTGTATCACCAAAGAAGTTTTCGAGACTAGCTCTGCTACCGGATGAGATGAGAGAACGAGTGATTAAGACAGATATAGAAGGACATAGACAGAAGCTAGagaagatgaggaagaagaataaAGGAAATGAAATGGTAAACGTTAACACTCGAAGGAAGTTCATTAGAAGCAAGTAA
- the LOC106390131 gene encoding myb-like protein L isoform X2, producing MILSGRKSSFPDQGKQAGDSVDLHENSAIATLDPTCQSSSFPEAAQAFVEAIRRNRAYQKFLRKKLTEIEAKIEQNEKHQKNVKIVVDFQASCKRITKQALSQGKDPRLQLISTPKCGPRDSSEDNDKKISPLTFGPSENSCVENYRMAIKNYPVSVNRRSWSTEENENLAKGLKQQLQETLLNEAIERYSDLEGSSDDIETINESIKNLEITPEMMRQFLPKVNWDQLASMYVKDRSAAECEARWMSSEDPLINHDPWTAEEENNLRVIIQEKGFTDWLDIAVSLGTNRTPFQCLARYQRSLNADILRKEWTAEEDDQLRAAVELYGEKDWQTVANALEGRAGTQCSNRWKKTLHPTRTRVGKFSSDEEKRLKVAVTLFGAQNWHKIARFVPGRTSTQCREKWANCLDPNVNHGKWSKEEDAKLREAMAEHEIGNWSKIASHVPRRTDNQCRRRWMQLYPHQVPLLQEATRLRKEAIVGNFVDRESQRPALLECKFLALPEIPLEPEPEIVAVKKKRKARPKKADAECESEVSSAAKERRPKRRRKGLERCSGDVCRQENETVCENIENLDNGGEVRSLEWYKENQDNVKEKKQRRRRKSVAETSNNSTVTTDCSQVKVGVKKLTPRRKVSAVVPVENQDAPN from the exons ATGATTCTCTCGGGAAGAAAAAGCAG CTTTCCAGATCAGGGGAAACAAGCTGGTGATTCTGTTGATTTACATGAAAACTCTGCCATTGCTACTCTTGACCCGACATGCCAGTCATCAAGTTTCCCTGAAGCTGCACAAGCCTTTGTTGAGGCTATCCGGAGGAACAGGGCGTATCAGAAGTTTCTTAGAAAGAAGCTGACTGAAATTGAAGCGAAGATCGAGCAGAACGAGAAGCACCAGAAGAATGTTAAGATAGTTGTTGACTTTCAAGCTTCTTGCAAGAGGATAACTAAACAGGCGCTTTCTCAGGGGAAAGATCCTCGTCTCCAGTTAATCTCAACACCAAAGTGTGGGCCTCGTGATAGCTCAGAG gATAATGATAAAAAGATATCTCCTTTGACGTTTGGTCCATCGGAAAACAGTTGTGTTGAAAACTATAGGATGGCAATAAAGAACTATCCAGTTTCAGTGAATCGCAGAAGTTGGTCTACTGAGGAGAACGAAAATCTTGCAAAAGGTCTAAAACAACAACTTCAGGAAACACTGCTTAATGAAGCTATAGAACGTTACAG CGACTTGGAAGGATCTTCAGATGATATAGAGACCATTAATGAATCGATCAAAAATCTTGAGATCACACCAGAGATGATGCGGCAGTTTCTTCCGAAAGTGAATTGGGATCAGTTGGCCTCAATGTACGTCAAGGACCGTTCTGCTGCAGAATGTGAAGCTCG GTGGATGAGCTCGGAAGATCCATTAATCAACCACGATCCGTGGACTGCGGAGGAGGAAAATAACCTGCGGGTAATTATCCAAGAAAAGGGTTTTACAGACTGGCTTGACATTGCGGTGTCACTAGGGACAAATAGGACCCCCTTTCAATGTTTGGCTCGATATCAGAGAAGCTTGAATGCAgacatattaagaaaagaatGGACTGCAGAGGAAGATGACCAACTCCGCGCAGCAGTGGAGTTGTATGGTGAAAAAGACTGGCAGACTGTCGCAAATGCATTAGAAGGACGGGCTGGAACTCAGTGCTCTAATAG ATGGAAAAAGACGCTCCATCCTACCAGAACGAGGGTAGGGAAATTTAGCTCAGACGAAGAAAAACGTTTGAAAGTAGCTGTGACACTCTTTGGAGCTCAAAACTGGCATAAAATTGCTCGCTTTGTTCCTGGACGAACCTCTACTCAGTGTCGAGAGAAATGGGCGAATTGTTTAGATCCCAATGTAAATCATGGGAAGTGGAGCAAGGAAGAAGATGCAAAGTTGAGAGAAGCAATGGCAGAACATGAGATTGGTAATTGGTCCAAAATCGCTTCACATGTGCCTCGTCGTACTGATAATCAATGCCGGAGGAGATGGATGCAGCTATATCCACACCAAGTGCCTCTTTTACAAGAAGCGACAAGGTTGCGCAAAGAAGCTATTGTAGGTAACTTTGTTGATCGGGAATCACAACGTCCTGCTCTTCTCGAATGCAAGTTTCTTGCACTACCTGAGATACCTCTTGAGCCAGAACCCGAAATTGTAGCCGTGAAGAAGAAACGCAAAGCAAG ACCGAAGAAAGCAGATGCAGAATGCGAGAGTGAAGTATCTTCTGCTGCTAAAGAGAGGCGGccaaagagaaggagaaaaggATTAGAGAGATGCTCAGGAGATGTATGTAGACAAGAGAATGAGACTGTCTGTGAAAATATCGAGAATCTAGACAATGGAGGAGAGGTTAGGTCTTTGGAATGGTATAAagagaatcaagacaatgtaaAGGAGAAGAAACAAAGACGAAGACGCAAAAGTGTTGCAGAAACATCCAACAACAGCACAGTGACCACCGACTGCTCTCAAGTCAAAGTTGGTGTCAAGAAGCTTACGCCTAGAAGGAAAGTGTCTGCAGTAGTTCCTGTCGAGAACCAAGATGCACCAAACTAG
- the LOC106390131 gene encoding snRNA-activating protein complex subunit 4-like isoform X1: MNRGALFESDDDDDEEEDDDGIGEDLEDLRRACIVPESNSDDVIAKSGEGGGGGGGEIPSDSENEDDFEMLRSLKSQLASSTGPPVGFPLPSDSESDDDFELLRSLKSQLALSMNARLPPMSLSDDDDEDDDSFETLRAIRRRFSAYANLDQDGAFMNDSLGKKKQVHASDNEPSREILSRSNTCESFPDQGKQAGDSVDLHENSAIATLDPTCQSSSFPEAAQAFVEAIRRNRAYQKFLRKKLTEIEAKIEQNEKHQKNVKIVVDFQASCKRITKQALSQGKDPRLQLISTPKCGPRDSSEDNDKKISPLTFGPSENSCVENYRMAIKNYPVSVNRRSWSTEENENLAKGLKQQLQETLLNEAIERYSDLEGSSDDIETINESIKNLEITPEMMRQFLPKVNWDQLASMYVKDRSAAECEARWMSSEDPLINHDPWTAEEENNLRVIIQEKGFTDWLDIAVSLGTNRTPFQCLARYQRSLNADILRKEWTAEEDDQLRAAVELYGEKDWQTVANALEGRAGTQCSNRWKKTLHPTRTRVGKFSSDEEKRLKVAVTLFGAQNWHKIARFVPGRTSTQCREKWANCLDPNVNHGKWSKEEDAKLREAMAEHEIGNWSKIASHVPRRTDNQCRRRWMQLYPHQVPLLQEATRLRKEAIVGNFVDRESQRPALLECKFLALPEIPLEPEPEIVAVKKKRKARPKKADAECESEVSSAAKERRPKRRRKGLERCSGDVCRQENETVCENIENLDNGGEVRSLEWYKENQDNVKEKKQRRRRKSVAETSNNSTVTTDCSQVKVGVKKLTPRRKVSAVVPVENQDAPN, from the exons ATGAATCGCGGAGCCTTGTTCGAGTCTGATGACGatgacgacgaagaagaagacgacgacggCATCGGTGAAGATCTCGAAGACTTAAGACGCGCCTGTATTGTCCCCGAGTCCAATTCCGATGATGTTATTGCAAAATCCGGTGAGGGAGGAGGCGGCGGCGGGGGAGAGATACCGTCGGATTCGGAGAACGAAGACGACTTCGAGATGCTTCGGAGCCTCAAGAGCCAATTAGCTTCGTCGACGGGTCCTCCCGTGGGTTTTCCACTGCCTTCGGATTCGGAGAGTGATGACGACTTCGAGTTGCTTCGTAGCCTCAAGAGCCAGCTGGCATTGTCCATGAATGCGCGCCTTCCTCCCATGAGTCTCTCCGATGACGACGACGAAGATGATGATTCTTTTGAAACGCTTCGTGCTATTCGTAGACGATTCTCTGCTTATGCCAATCTCG ATCAAGATGGAGCGTTTATGAATGATTCTCTCGGGAAGAAAAAGCAGGTACATGCCTCGGACAATGAACCTTCAAGAGAAATATTGAGTAGGTCTAATACTTGTGAAAGCTTTCCAGATCAGGGGAAACAAGCTGGTGATTCTGTTGATTTACATGAAAACTCTGCCATTGCTACTCTTGACCCGACATGCCAGTCATCAAGTTTCCCTGAAGCTGCACAAGCCTTTGTTGAGGCTATCCGGAGGAACAGGGCGTATCAGAAGTTTCTTAGAAAGAAGCTGACTGAAATTGAAGCGAAGATCGAGCAGAACGAGAAGCACCAGAAGAATGTTAAGATAGTTGTTGACTTTCAAGCTTCTTGCAAGAGGATAACTAAACAGGCGCTTTCTCAGGGGAAAGATCCTCGTCTCCAGTTAATCTCAACACCAAAGTGTGGGCCTCGTGATAGCTCAGAG gATAATGATAAAAAGATATCTCCTTTGACGTTTGGTCCATCGGAAAACAGTTGTGTTGAAAACTATAGGATGGCAATAAAGAACTATCCAGTTTCAGTGAATCGCAGAAGTTGGTCTACTGAGGAGAACGAAAATCTTGCAAAAGGTCTAAAACAACAACTTCAGGAAACACTGCTTAATGAAGCTATAGAACGTTACAG CGACTTGGAAGGATCTTCAGATGATATAGAGACCATTAATGAATCGATCAAAAATCTTGAGATCACACCAGAGATGATGCGGCAGTTTCTTCCGAAAGTGAATTGGGATCAGTTGGCCTCAATGTACGTCAAGGACCGTTCTGCTGCAGAATGTGAAGCTCG GTGGATGAGCTCGGAAGATCCATTAATCAACCACGATCCGTGGACTGCGGAGGAGGAAAATAACCTGCGGGTAATTATCCAAGAAAAGGGTTTTACAGACTGGCTTGACATTGCGGTGTCACTAGGGACAAATAGGACCCCCTTTCAATGTTTGGCTCGATATCAGAGAAGCTTGAATGCAgacatattaagaaaagaatGGACTGCAGAGGAAGATGACCAACTCCGCGCAGCAGTGGAGTTGTATGGTGAAAAAGACTGGCAGACTGTCGCAAATGCATTAGAAGGACGGGCTGGAACTCAGTGCTCTAATAG ATGGAAAAAGACGCTCCATCCTACCAGAACGAGGGTAGGGAAATTTAGCTCAGACGAAGAAAAACGTTTGAAAGTAGCTGTGACACTCTTTGGAGCTCAAAACTGGCATAAAATTGCTCGCTTTGTTCCTGGACGAACCTCTACTCAGTGTCGAGAGAAATGGGCGAATTGTTTAGATCCCAATGTAAATCATGGGAAGTGGAGCAAGGAAGAAGATGCAAAGTTGAGAGAAGCAATGGCAGAACATGAGATTGGTAATTGGTCCAAAATCGCTTCACATGTGCCTCGTCGTACTGATAATCAATGCCGGAGGAGATGGATGCAGCTATATCCACACCAAGTGCCTCTTTTACAAGAAGCGACAAGGTTGCGCAAAGAAGCTATTGTAGGTAACTTTGTTGATCGGGAATCACAACGTCCTGCTCTTCTCGAATGCAAGTTTCTTGCACTACCTGAGATACCTCTTGAGCCAGAACCCGAAATTGTAGCCGTGAAGAAGAAACGCAAAGCAAG ACCGAAGAAAGCAGATGCAGAATGCGAGAGTGAAGTATCTTCTGCTGCTAAAGAGAGGCGGccaaagagaaggagaaaaggATTAGAGAGATGCTCAGGAGATGTATGTAGACAAGAGAATGAGACTGTCTGTGAAAATATCGAGAATCTAGACAATGGAGGAGAGGTTAGGTCTTTGGAATGGTATAAagagaatcaagacaatgtaaAGGAGAAGAAACAAAGACGAAGACGCAAAAGTGTTGCAGAAACATCCAACAACAGCACAGTGACCACCGACTGCTCTCAAGTCAAAGTTGGTGTCAAGAAGCTTACGCCTAGAAGGAAAGTGTCTGCAGTAGTTCCTGTCGAGAACCAAGATGCACCAAACTAG